In Oryza sativa Japonica Group chromosome 11, ASM3414082v1, the following are encoded in one genomic region:
- the LOC4351054 gene encoding disease resistance protein RGA5-like: protein MELAMGAIGSVLPRLAELLKEEYKLQKGVKNDVESLSRELAAMHIALERVAKVPREMVELDVKLWASNVRELSYAIEDAIDAFVVRVAEGSNLVDPINQGFFKRILRKTSDLIRKGKARREIAEGICDIKELADEVAELRARYKFDAAAAATTPATATVDPRILALYKDITELVGIEEARDELIGMLSRPADDDQLNIVSVVGFGGLGKTTLAKVVYDKLRGQFDCAAFVSVGQNPDLKKVLTDMIYDLDRQRYISIHNSRMDERLLINELRDFVQNKRYIIIIDDIWDEKLWEYIKCAFYRNKLCSRIITTTRKVTVSKACCSHDDAIYRMKPLSDDASKRLFYKRIFKHDNGCPPELEQVSIGILKKCAGMPLAIITIASLLANKQVQTRDQWHDVFNSIGRGLTEEPKVEDMTKILSFSYYDLPCHLKTCLLYLSIFPEDFIISRDHLVRMWIAEGVVQKTTNQKDDVLVELGENYFYELINRSMIQPWDENDFMYYKDGYDNAIISCRVHDMVLDLILSLSNEENFVTILDQERGASSLSKAHRISLRDCNVVHTIPEATVPKVRFLSLLRADVHMTPAITIFPILRVLDLYNCHFEESYHLKHLGNLFHLRYLRLHCGCITKLPNEIGNLQFLQTLDVHRSRSIKELPPAIYQLRRLMFLYFPENISLSDRIGELTSLLELSPVDVFRRTSSIDVNGDSFSLLKALGNLTELRDLTIQVWSSEVSSIGRILGEVLCNLHKLRRLILRGVHGIVHLDSLPEFLDLPQHIHVLGIKPMYFFTVLPVWFNFPIDLPYLSFLDLSICDMRQEHVEKLGRLPALQVLWIQINRESEWLVIGAGAFPSLTDCTFIQYCGLVFQPGAMPKVRKLEFNINVVDSEDINFDVGLGNLASIEEVTIDLLCEDAVEWEVEEVENVLRHVADIHPKHPTLEMRRSDEDKMVLDDEEEQQSEDPMEDSDMEENRAPDSMASESS, encoded by the exons ATGGAGCTCGCCATGGGTGCCATAGGCAGCGTGCTCCCAAGGCTAGCTGAGCTTCTCAAGGAGGAGTACAAGCTACAGAAGGGCGTCAAGAACGACGTCGAGTCCCTCTCCCGGGAGCTCGCAGCGATGCACATCGCCCTCGAGAGAGTTGCCAAGGTTCCAAGGGAGATGGTAGAGCTCGATGTCAAGCTCTGGGCCTCTAATGTCAGGGAGCTATCATATGCCATCGAGGATGCCATCGACGCCTTTGTCGTGCGTGTCGCAGAGGGCAGCAACCTTGTCGATCCTATCAACCAGGGATTCTTCAAGAGGATCCTTCGCAAGACGAGTGATCTGATCAGGAAAGGGAAAGCTCGCCGTGAGATCGCCGAAGGGATCTGTGACATCAAGGAGCTTGCAGATGAGGTGGCAGAGCTGCGAGCAAGGTACAAGTTCgatgcagcagctgctgcaacGACTCCGGCTACGGCCACCGTGGATCCCCGGATCCTTGCTCTTTACAAGGATATCACAGAGCTTGTTGGCATCGAAGAGGCCAGAGATGAGCTGATCGGCATGTTGTCTAGGCCTGCAGACGACGACCAACTGAATATCGTGTCCGTTGTTGGATTTGGAGGATTGGGCAAGACGACTCTTGCTAAGGTTGTGTATGACAAGCTCAGAGGCCAATTCGACTGCGCGGCTTTTGTTTCGGTGGGTCAAAATCCTGACTTGAAGAAAGTTTTGACGGACATGATATATGACCTTGATAGGCAGCGGTATATTAGCATTCATAACTCAAGGATGGATGAACGCCTCCTTATTAATGAACTTCGAGATTTTGTTCAGAACAAAAG GTACATCATCATAATTGATGATATATGGGATGAAAAACTGTGGGAATATATCAAGTGTGCTTTCTACAGAAACAAGCTTTGCAGTCGAATAATAACCACGACACGCAAAGTTACAGTTTCTAAAGCATGTTGCTCTCATGATGATGCAATTTATAGGATGAAGCCTCTTTCTGATGATGCCTCCAAAAGGCTATTCTACAAAAGGATATTTAAGCATGATAATGGGTGTCCTCCAGAACTGGAACAAGTATCAATAGGTATATTGAAGAAATGTGCTGGGATGCCGTTAGCCATTATAACTATAGCTAGTCTCTTAGCCAACAAGCAGGTACAAACAAGGGATCAATGGCATGATGTGTTTAATTCTATTGGTCGCGGACTTACCGAAGAGCCCAAGGTTGAGGACATGACAAAGATATTGTCTTTTAGCTATTATGATCTACCGTGTCACCTCAAGACATGTTTACTGTATCTAAGTATATTTCCAGAAGATTTTATAATTAGTAGAGACCATTTGGTACGGATGTGGATAGCCGAAGGTGTTGTCCAAAAAACAACAAATCAAAAGGACGATGTGCTGGTTGAGCTAGGAGAGAATTATTTCTATGAGCTCATAAATAGAAGCATGATTCAACCTTGGGATGAAAATGACTTTATGTATTACAAAGATGGGTATGACAACGCAATAATATCTTGTCGAGTGCATGACATGGTGCTTGACCTCATCCTTTCCCTCTCAAATGAGGAGAATTTTGTTACCATATTGGATCAGGAGCGAGGCGCATCTTCACTCAGTAAAGCTCACCGGATATCCCTCCGAGATTGCAATGTAGTGCACACTATACCAGAGGCTACTGTGCCAAAAGTAAggttcctctctcttcttcgcGCAGATGTTCATATGACGCCGGCAATTACAATCTTTCCAATTTTACGTGTGTTGGATTTATATAATTGTCATTTTGAGGAGAGCTACCACCTTAAGCATCTTGGGAACTTATTTCACCTAAGGTACCTGAGACTACACTGTGGATGTATCACTAAGCTCCCAAATGAGATAGGAAATCTTCAGTTTTTGCAGACTCTAGACGTGCATAGAAGTCGTAGTATAAAAGAACTGCCACCGGCTATTTATCAGCTAAGAAGATTGATGTTCCTATATTTTCCTGAAAATATATCACTGTCAGACAGGATTGGTGAATTGACATCACTGCTGGAGTTGTCCCCGGTAGATGTTTTTCGAAGAACATCCTCTATTGATGTTAATGGTGACTCCTTCAGCTTGCTAAAAGCATTGGGTAACCTGACAGAACTAAGAGATCTTACAATTCAGGTGTGGTCGTCTGAGGTCTCGAGCATCGGGAGAATTCTCGGTGAGGTATTGTGCAATCTACACAAACTCCGCCGTCTAATTCTGCGGGGAGTACATGGAATCGTCCATTTGGATTCCCTACCAGAGTTCTTGGACCTTCCCCAACACATTCATGTACTTGGGATAAAACCCATGTATTTCTTCACTGTACTACCTGTGTGGTTCAATTTCCCGATAGATCTCCCATACCTTTCCTTTCTGGACTTGTCCATCTGCGACATGCGTCAGGAGCATGTCGAGAAACTTGGGAGGTTGCCGGCTCTTCAGGTTCTTTGGATACAGATCAACAGAGAAAGTGAATGGCTTGTGATTGGCGCTGGTGCATTCCCATCTCTGACAGACTGCACATTCATTCAATATTGTGGGCTGGTGTTCCAACCAGGAGCAATGCCAAAGGTTAGAAAACTGGAGTTCAACATCAACGTGGTAGATTCTGAGGATATCAATTTTGATGTTGGCTTGGGGAACCTGGCTTCGATCGAGGAAGTCACCATTGATCTGTTGTGTGAGGATGCTGTAGaatgggaggtggaggaggttgAGAATGTGCTGAGGCACGTAGCCGACATCCATCCCAAGCATCCAACCCTTGAAATGCGCAGATCGGATGAAGATAAAATGGTCTTGGATGATGAAGAGGAGCAAcag TCAGAGGATCCTATGGAAGACTCCGACATGGAAGAAAACAGGGCACCAGACAGCATGGCCAGTGAAAGTTCTTGA